The Thermostichus vulcanus str. 'Rupite' genome segment GTTCTAACTCTACAAACTCTTGGATTTTGACTCCAGCAAGACCCAATAACTTATCAAGAGGAACCAATGTTCGTCATGGAACTCAGTATCTCATTATACTATCGACACCAAAATGTCAGGAGAGCCGCTCAGACCACGCCCTTGCCGCTCCCTAAAGCCTCCTGAATAGGCATATTGCACGCTGCGCAGGTTGGCCTCAAATTCTGGCAAAGAGTGATGGGCAAAGCGACTTTCCAGTAGAAAGGGATTTTGCTCTGCAAAAGCTGCCCCAATTTTGATGTTGCCCAGCTCATCCAACAGCCCCAGGATCCCTTGGGCAATTTCTTCGGCAGCTGCCTGTAGGGTGAGATAACTATTGCTACCCTCTCCTGCTGTGACAAATTCTTCACGAAAGGGAGGAAAGCCTTGCACCCCTTCTGTCCAACTCTGGAGCAGTTCCTCAGCCGTATTAGCCAAAACCGGAGCAACAGCAGCCAAATACTCCAAATCTCGTTCTGTAAAATCTGTTAATGACTTGTCGTTATCGACTCCAAACAACAAAAAGGCTATAGCATGAAATCCTTTTTGTCCACTCTCGAGGTCCGCAACCGTTTCTGAAGTAAGGGGATCCCCGCTCTCCAATACATCCAGCACGTCCACTTCATTCAGGGGCCATTCGTCCAAGTCGGCATCTAGCCCCAGCGATGCCGCCGGCCCAAAAGCGTAGGCTTCACTTTCCTCCCAAGTGATGCGGGCAGTAAACCAGGCTTGGCGAGCTGCCTCC includes the following:
- a CDS encoding imelysin family protein; the encoded protein is MSAHLKLWRGIGLCLLVNGAGVAQAERDAQVVGTPPVGTLIVGEVLGQEAPRLLAQSSSGRASVAEQSCQPIAVEGGGEGGEGGEESGPSIPVITLKPEQHFQEPQIILDFVDQVVLPNYEQLVAETQDLSTAVQAFVEAPDEVKLEAARQAWFTARITWEESEAYAFGPAASLGLDADLDEWPLNEVDVLDVLESGDPLTSETVADLESGQKGFHAIAFLLFGVDNDKSLTDFTERDLEYLAAVAPVLANTAEELLQSWTEGVQGFPPFREEFVTAGEGSNSYLTLQAAAEEIAQGILGLLDELGNIKIGAAFAEQNPFLLESRFAHHSLPEFEANLRSVQYAYSGGFRERQGRGLSGSPDILVSIV